A segment of the Carcharodon carcharias isolate sCarCar2 chromosome 37 unlocalized genomic scaffold, sCarCar2.pri SUPER_37_unloc_14, whole genome shotgun sequence genome:
gtgagagtcagtgtgtgtgggacccgtaccccagtgacagtcagtgtgtgtgggacccgtaccccagtgagagtcagtgtgtgtgggacccgtaccccagtgagagtcagtgtgtgtgggacccgtaccccagtgagagtcagtgtgtgtgggacccgtaccccagtgacagtcagtgtgtgtgggacccgtaccccagtgagagtcagtgtgtgtgggacccgtaccccagtgacagtcagtgtatgtgggacccgtaccccaatgagagtcagtgtgtgtgggacccataccccagtgagagtcagtgtgtgtgtgtgggacccgtaccccagtgagagtcagtgtgtgtgggaaccgtaccccagtgagagtcagtgtgtgtggggccccttcccagtgagaatcagtgtgtgtgggacccataccccagtttgagtcagtgtttgtgtgacccgtaccccagtgagaatcagtgtgtgtggacccataccccagtttgagtcagtgtttgtgtgacccgtaccccagtgagagtcagtgtttgtgtgacccgtaccccagtgagagtcagtgtgtgtgggacccgtaccccagtgagagtcagtgtgtgtgggacccgtaccccagtgagagtcagtgtgtgtgggacccgtaccccagtgagagtcagtgtgtgtgggacccgtaccccagtgagagtcagtgtgtgtgggacccgtaccccagtgagagtcactgtgtgtgggacccgtaccccagtgagagtcagcgtgtgtgggacccataccccagtgagagtcagtgtgtgtgggacccgtaccccagtgagagtcagcgtgtgtgggacccgtaccccaatgagagtcagtgtgtgtgggacccgtaccccagtgagagtcagtgtgtgtgggaacccctaccccagtgagagtcagtgtgtgtgggacccgtaccccagtgagagtcagtgtgtgtgggacccataccccagtgagagtcagtgtgtgtgggactgttccccagtgagagtcagtgtctgtgggacccgtaccccagtgattaaTTTATTCCAGGTTCAGGTTCAAGTCGGATTAGTTGGGCCTCTGAGTGGGTGTTAGCTGCTTGAACCTCTCCCTGGAATACTCTGCAGCAAGAGCCGCTCTGTAACTCTGACCTACTGAACCTCACTGAGTCGTGGCTCCAGTGGGATGTTTAACATTGGAGTCTGACCCTGCCTGACCATTTGAGTGGGCAGCCATGGGTCAGCTCAGTATGGAGCTGCAGGTCAAGCTGTGTGTCCCCGTCCGCATCAAAGCATGTGGTCAGAGACGGGACCCCCAAACTGGGAGTCATGCACGAGGTTCCTGGTGAGTACATTTCTGTCCCCACACCCTGTACAGGCAGGCCTGAGTCTGTGTGCTGGGTGTTATAGGGGAATGTGTAATGTGCAGAGACTGTACTGTCAATCTTACCCTGTACAGGCAGGTGTCTGCCACCAGGTTACAGATCTTCTCCAGATCGTCAGTGAGCTCTAGTCTCGATCGGACAAATGCGCACAGTTCCTCGTTGCTCATCACATCCCAAATGCCATCACAAGCCAGGATAACAAACTCGTCCTCCTGCGATCGCTCGATTACCATCACCTCCGGCTCGGGAGAGACCAGCTGCTCTGTGGGCCCTTTCCCATCCACACACTTGTAATCGTAATCTCCTAGTGCCCGGGAGACAGCGAGCGAGCCATTGACTCGCTGGATCATCACGCTGCCCCCAGCGTTCTGGATCCGCTCCTTCTCGCGCGGGTTACAGGGCTTGTGGTCCTCGGTGGAGAAATGTACAGAGTGACCCCTCTGCAGGACCCCCCGCGAGTCCCCGCAGTTTATGAAGTAGATGTGCGTCGGCGAGACCAGCAGTGCCACTGCTGTGGATCCACTGCGATCCATATCGTTGTTCCCCAGCTCCGAGTCGTTCCTCATGTGCTCGTCGATGCTCAGGAACCCGGTTCGGATGGCCCGCTTCACACTCTCGACAGCAGCCTGGGAGTCACTCCTGCCGTCTGCCATCCCTTGGTAAACCAGAGCAGAGCTGAGCTGCAGTGTAGCAATGTTTCACCGCGTGGTTTcattccccctccaccacccgctTGGCCAACTCTTTGCGCCATTAATTTTCAGCACCCGACGATGGGGGTGAGTGAGGTCCAAGCGAAACATCAGCTTGGCCTAAAGTGGCAGTGCCTGTGGCCAGGGATCTTGGTCAACAGCCTTGGCTCGGCGGGTATCAGTCCggtcggggtcagagggtcacGGGTTCAAGCCAACTCCCCAAACGAGCAGGAAATCCCAGAAACGCTCGGTGCAGCGCTGCTCCTGGCACAGTGAACGCCCCATCGTTTCATTCCCAATATCTCAACTAAAGCCCGGATCGGACCCAGGGAGCTGGGTTCAAAGGTCACAGTTACAAGGTCAGGACAGctggaggccgttcagcccacggggtctgtgctggttctcCGCAGAGCCATCCAGCTTGGCTCATTCCCCAGctccatctctgtaaactcattcCCCGCCTGTGTCTGTCTGCTTTCCCTTTCGAACTGTCCCTCATCTCCAAGTCCAAACCCCCTCAccggcagcgagttccaggtcatcaccttCCACAGTGCACAGGAAatctcttcctcacatccccctggcCCTGCCCAGGACCTTCAatctgcagcccctacaccccccccaccgccccccccaggtCCTCGTACCATCAGCCAATAGGAACGGCTGTTCTTTGTCTGTCAATCTTATCTAAACCCCTGCACCTGTACGCCTGTCACCCTGCACCTGCACGCctgtcaccctgcacctgtacGCCTGTCACCCTGCACGCCTCTGCACCTGTACGCctgtcaccctgcacctgtacgcctgtcaccctgcacctgcacgcctgtcaccctgcacctgtacGCCTGTCACCCTGCACGCCTCTGCACCTGTACGCctgtcaccctgcacctgtacGCCTGTCACCCTACACCTGTACGCCTGTCACCCTGCACGCCTCTGCACCTGTACGCCTGTCACCCTGCACCTGCACGCCTGTCACTCTGCACCTGTACACCTGTCACCCTGCACGCCTCTGCACCTGTACGCctgtcaccctgcacctgtacGCCTGTCACCCTACACCTGTACGCCTGTCACCCTGCACGCCTCTGCACCTGTACGCctgtcaccctgcacctgtacGCCTGTCACTCTGCACCTGTACACCTGTCACCCTGCACGCCTCTGCACCTGTACGCctgtcaccctgcacctgtacGCCTGTCACCCTACACCTGTACGCCTGTCACCCTGCACGCCTCTGCACCTGTACGCctgtcaccctgcacctgtacGCCTGTCACTCTGCACCTGTACACCTGTCACCCTGCACGCCTCTGCACCTGTATGCCTGTCACCCTGCACGCCTCTGCACCTGTACACctgtcaccctgcacctgtacGCCTGTCACCCTACACCTGTACGCCTGTCACCCTGCACGCCTCTGCACCTGTACACCTGTCACCCTGCACGTGTACGCCTGTCACCCAGCATGCCTCTGCACCGGTATGCCTGTCACCCTGCACGCCTCTGCACCTGTACGCCTGTCACCCAGCACGCCTCTCCACCTGTACGCctgtcaccctgcacctgtacGCCTGTCACCCTGCACGCCTCTGCACCTGTACGCCTGTCACCAAACATGCCTCTGCACCTGTACGCCTGTCACCCTGCACGCCTCTGCACCTGTATGCCTGTCACCCAGCATGCCTCTGCACTTGTACGCctgtcaccctgcacctgtacgcctgtcaccctgcacctgtacGCCTGTCACCCTGCACGCCTCTGCACCTGTACGCCTGTCACCAAACATGCCTCTGCACCTGTACGCCTGTCACCCTGCACGCCTCTGCACCTGTATGCCTGTCACCCAGCATGCCTCTGCACTTGTACGCctgtcaccctgcacctgtacgcctgtcaccctgcacctgtacgcctgtcaccctgcacctgtacGCCTGTCACCCTGCACGCCTCTGCACCTGTACGCctgtcaccctgcacctgtacGCCTGTCACCCTACACCTGTACGCCTGTCACCCTGCACGCCTCTGCACCTGTACGCctgtcaccctgcacctgtacGCCTGTCACTCTGCACCTGTACGCCTGTCACCCTGCACGCCTCTGCACCTGTACGCctgtcaccctgcacctgtacGCCTGTCACTCTGCACCTGTACACCTGTCACCCTGCACGCCTCTGCACCTGTATGCCTGTCACCCTGCACGCCTCTGCACCTGTACGCctgtcaccctgcacctgtacGCCTGTCACCCTACACCTGTACGCCTGTCACCCTGCACGCCTCTGCACCTGTACACCTGTCACCCTGCACGTGTACGCCTGTCACCCAGCATGCCTCTGCACCGGTATGCCTGTCACCCTGCACGCCTCTGCACCTGTACGCCTGTCACCCAGCATGCCTCTCCACCTGTACGCctgtcaccctgcacctgtacGCCTGTCACCCTGCACGCCTCTGCACCTGTACGCCTGTCACCCAACATGCCTCTGCACCTGTACGCCTGTCACCCTGCACGCCTCTGCACCTGTATGCCTGTCACCCAGCATGCCTCTGCACTTGTACGCctgtcaccctgcacctgtacgcctgtcaccctgcacacctctgcacctgtacgcctgtcaccctgcacctgtacgcctgtcaccctgcacctgtacACCTGTCACCCTGCACGCCTCTGCACCTGTATGCCTGTCACCCTGCACGCCTCTGCACCTGTACGCctgtcaccctgcacctgtacGCTGTCACCCTACACCTGTACGCCTGTCACCCTGCACGCCTCTGCACCTGTACACctgtcaccctgcacctgtacGCCTGTCACCCAGCATGCCTCTGCACCTGTATGCCTGTCACCCTGCACGCCTCTGCACCTGTACGCCTGTCACCCTGCACGCCTCTGCACCTGTACGCctgtcaccctgcacctgtacGCCTGTCACCCTGCACGCCTCTGGACCTGTACACctgtcaccctgcacctgtaTGCCTGTCACCCTGCACGCCTCTGCACCTGTACGCCTGTCACCCTGCACGCCTCTGCACCTGTACGCCTGTCACCCTACACCTGTACGCctgtcaccctgcacctgtacGCCTGTCACTCTGCACCTGTACACCTGTCACCCTGCACGCCTCTGCACCTGTATGCCTGTCACCCTGCACGCCTCTGCACCTGTACGCctgtcaccctgcacctgtacgcctgtcaccctgcacctgtacGCCTGTCACCCTACACCTGTACGCCTGTCACCCTGCACGCCTCTGCACCTGTACACctgtcaccctgcacctgtacGCCTGTCACCCAGCATGCCTCTGCACCTGTATGCCTGTCACCCTGCACGCCTCTGCACCTGTACGCCTGTCACCCAGCACGCCTCTGCACCTGTACGCctgtcaccctgcacctgtacGCCTGTCACCCTGCACGCCTCTGCACCTGTACGCCTGTCACCCAACATGCCTCTGCACCTGTACGCCTGTCACCCTGCACGCCTCTGCACCTGTATGCCTGTCACCCAGCATGCCTCTGCACTTGTACGCctgtcaccctgcacctgtacgcctgtcaccctgcacacctctgcacctgtacgcctgtcaccctgcacctgtacgcctgtcaccctgcacctgtacACCTGTCACCCTGCACGCCTCGGCACCTGTATGCCTGTCACCCTGCACGCCTCTGCACCTGTACGCctgtcaccctgcacctgtacGCTGTCACCCTACACCTGTACGCCTGTCACCCTGCACGCCTCTGCACCTGTACACctgtcaccctgcacctgtacGCCTGTCAGCCAGCATGCCTCTGCACCTGTATGCCTGTCACCCTGCATGCCTCTGCACCTGTACGCCTGTCACCCTGCACGCCTCTGCACCTGTACGCctgtcaccctgcacctgtacGCCTGTCACCCTGCACGCCTCTGGACCTGTACACctgtcaccctgcacctgtacGCCTGTCACCCTGCACGCCTCTGCACCTGTACGCCTGTCACCCTGCACGCCTCTGCACCTGTACGCCTGTCACCCTACACCTGTACGCCTGTCACCCTGCACGCCTCTGCACCTGTACACctgtcaccctgcacctgtaTGCCTGTCACCCAGCATGCCTCTGCACCTGTATGCCTGTCACCCTGCACGCCTCTGCACCTGTACGCCTGTCACCCTGCACGCCTCTGCACCTGTACGCctgtcaccctgcacctgtacGCCTGTCACCCTGCACGCCTCTGCACCTGTACGCCTGTCACCCAACATGCCTCTGCACCTGTACGCCTGTCACCCTGCATGCCTCTGCACCTGTATGCCTGTCACCCAGCATGCCTCTGCACTTGTACGCctgtcaccctgcacctgtacGCCTGTCACCCTGCACGCCTCTGCACCTGTACGCCTGTCACCCTGCATGCCTCCGCACCTGTACGCCTGTCACCCTGCACGCCTCTACACCTGTACACCTGTCACTCCGCACCTGTACGCCTGTCACCCGGCACGCCTCTGCACCTCTATGCCTGTCACCCTGCACGCATCTGCACCTCTACGCCTGTCATCCTGCACACCTCTGCACCTCTACGCCTGTCACCCTGCACACCTCTGCACCTCTACGCCTGTCACCCTGCACACCTCCCATACTACATGCCTCTACACCTGTACACCTGTCATCCTATACACCTGTACGCCTGTCATACTGCACACCTCTACACCTGTACGCCTGTCATCATGTATACCTGTCACCCTGCACACCTCTACACCTGTACGCCCGTCATCGTGTATACCTGTCACCCTGCACACCTCTACACCTGTACGCCTGTCATCGTGTATACCTGTCATCCTGCATGCCTGTACGCCTGTCACCCTGCATACCTCTACACCTGCACGCCCGTCACCCTGCACGCCTCTACACCTGCACGCCCGTCACCCTGCATGCCTCTACACCTGCATACCTCTACACCTGCACGCCCGTCACCCTGCATGCCTCTACACCTGCATACCTCTACACCTGTACGGCCGTCACCCTGCATGCCTCTACACCTGCATACCTCTACACCTGTACACCTGTCACTCTGCACCCTGCACGCCTGTCACCCGGCACGCCTCTGCACCTCTATGCCTGTCACCCTGCACGCATCTGCACCTGTACGCCTGTCACCCTGCACGCCTCTGTACCTGTATGCCTGTCACCCTGCACGCCTCCGCACCTGTACGCCTGTCACCCTGCACGCCTCTACACCTGTACACCTGTCACTCTGCACCTGGACGCCTGTCACCCGGCACGCCTCTGCACCTCTATGCCTGTCACCCTGCACGCATCTGCACCTCTACGCCTGTCATCCTGCACACCTCTGCACCTCTACGCCTGTCACCCTGCACACCTCTGCACCTCTACGCCTGTCACCCTGCACGCCTCTCATACTACATGCCTCTACACCTGTACACCTGTCATCCTATACACCTGTACGCCTGTCATACTGCACACCTCTACACCTGTACGCCTGTCATCGTGTATACCTGTCACCCTGCACACCTCTACACCTGTACGCCTGTCATCGTGTATACCTGTCACCCTGCACACCTCTACACCTGTACGCCTGTCATCGTGTATACCTGTCACCCTGTACGCCTCTACACCTGCACACCCGTCACCCTGCATGCCTCTACACCTGTACGCCTCTACACCTGCATGCCCGTCACCCTGCATGCCTCTACACCTGCACGCCCGTCACCCTGCATGCCTCTACACCTGTACGCCTCTACACCTGCACACCCGTCACCCTGCATACCTCTACACCTGCACGCCTCTACACCTGCACGCCTGTCACCCTGCATACCTCTACACCTGTACGCCTGTCATCGTGTATACCTGTCATCTTGCATGCCTGTACGCCTGTCATCGTGTATACCTGTCATCTTGCATGCCTGTACGCCTGTCACCCTGCACGCCTCTACACCTGCACGCCTGTCAACCTGCACCCGTCCAGCAAATCTCCGCTCAGTCTCCTCTGCAGCAAGGAAGTTCCCAACATCGTGTCTGACCCGTGCGCAGTTACCGAGAGGGGGCACCGAATGGGGAAGGAGAATGCAGACAGAAACTGACCTTTGAACTCCTGGTTGCTGGttatgtgctggaggaggttctTAGCACAATATTTGGCGACCCCTGACCCCGCGTGCCCATCATAAATTGCGAAGAAGGACCAGTTTTTCAGCTTGTCGTGTAACTCTGGCAAAGCCGTGTGTGTGTCCTCCATCTCCACACGCCAGCCCTGCATGCTGCAGAGTCCATAACGGATACTGTTCCCCTCCCCATGCTCATTGTGTTTCTCCGTGTTCGGACGGTCCAGAAAAGCTCCCATACTCAAGCGGAATTACCTAGAAAGGTTTACAGATAAAACATTCACTGAGACCGAGCCACAGGGGACACGGGAAAGGCCAGACCCCACTGCCCCGCGGggcggaggtggggagggagggactaGTGTGGCTGCTGCCTCATCGAGGcacagggaggtgggggggggacacACAACTACAGCCGGTGTCCACTAACACACAACAGCTTTCAAACCTTGGTGAGCGTGAagaaacaccaccacccccaacccaccccccacataaacagggggacccccctgtaaatactgacacactccctggggaccccctgtaaatactgacacactccccagggagcccctgtaaatactgacacactccccggggaccccctgtaaatactgacacactccccagggacaccctgtaaatactgacacactccccggggaccccctgtaaatactgacacactccgcggggacccactgtaaatactgacacactccctggggaccccctgtaaatactgacacactccccggggaccctctgtaaatactgacacactccccggggactcccctgtaaatactgacacactccccggggacacccctgtaaatactgacacactcccccgggacccactgtaaatactgacacactccccagggagaccctgtaaatactgacacactccccggggacccactgtaaatactgacacactccccggggacccactgtaaatactgacacactcggaCACAGCTGGAGGTCCAAACTGATGTGGCTAACAGCTACACTAGTACCTAACTGAACGTAAGGAATCACGGGACCCGCGTTTTAGCTCAGAACAGCCCATTTACTTTCCTCACTGTTTATTCCAGAGGCTGCGCCCAACACATGACCAGGAGCAGGGGGATGGGT
Coding sequences within it:
- the LOC121274675 gene encoding protein phosphatase 1B-like — translated: MGAFLDRPNTEKHNEHGEGNSIRYGLCSMQGWRVEMEDTHTALPELHDKLKNWSFFAIYDGHAGSGVAKYCAKNLLQHITSNQEFKGMADGRSDSQAAVESVKRAIRTGFLSIDEHMRNDSELGNNDMDRSGSTAVALLVSPTHIYFINCGDSRGVLQRGHSVHFSTEDHKPCNPREKERIQNAGGSVMIQRVNGSLAVSRALGDYDYKCVDGKGPTEQLVSPEPEVMVIERSQEDEFVILACDGIWDVMSNEELCAFVRSRLELTDDLEKICNLVADTCLYRGSRDNMSIELVCFENAPRPSDEARQREGELDRHLETRVKDLVTKAAPDVSPGLLDVMHSLLMENIPNLPPGGGLISKRSVIESVYNRLVPQVTDKDLEDADGPL